From Myxococcus guangdongensis:
CAGCCCGATGTTCCCCTCCTGCACCAAATCCAGCAGGGACAGGGGATTGCGGTGGTACTCGTGGGCCAGCTTCACCACCAGCCGCAGGTTGGAGGCCACCAGCCGGTACGCCGTCCTGACGTCCCCCGTCTCGCGGTAGTGCCGCGACAGGGCCAGTTCCTCCTCGCGCGTCAAAAGCGGGTGACGCGTCACCTCGGCCATGTAGGCCTGCAGCGGGTCCCGGTTGGACAGCCCGGACTCGCTCGCCCGGACCAGGGCCTGGGGGGGCGAGGGCCGGGCCGCGGCCTCCTCCTCGGGCTCCGCGTCGACCAGCTCGGCCTCGTCCGGCTCCAAGGAATCCGGGTCTGGCGAGGCCTCTACCCCTGTGTCCTCGACCTCGGCGTCGACTCCGTCCGCCCTGGCGGGGGCGCTCGCGGGCGCTCGCTTCGCCCGGCGTCCGGGCGACGTTCCTTTGGTTCTCTTCCCTCCACTCGCCATGGGCGCTCCATACCCCAAAGTGCCGCGATTGTTGCCAGAGGGTAATGCAGGGGCTATGCCCCTGCTTGATGAGCGACATCCAAGAGCCCACCGCGCCGGGCAGCCCGGCCACCGACGAAGCCCCGACGCGTCCCGCCGAATACATCGCGGACATCGGCTTCGACGACATGAATCTGTCCGAGCCCCTCCGCCGCGCGCTGGCGGAGCGCGGCTATACCCACCCCACCCCTGTCCAGGCGCGCGCCTTCCGGCCCGCCATCGAGGGAAAGGACCTGATTGTCCGCAGCAAGACGGGCACGGGGAAGACGGCCGCGTTCGGCCTGCCGCTGCTGGAGAAGATTCCCGCGGATGAGAAGCGCGTGCGCGCGCTCATCCTCTGCCCCACGCGCGAGCTCGCGCTGCAGGTGGCGGAGGAGCTGACGCTGCTGGCCAAGTACAAGGGCGTGAAGGTGGCGGCCATCTACGGCGGCGCCTCCATGAAGCAGCAGGAGGACGCGCTCGAGGAGGGCACGCCCATCATCGTCGGGACGCCCGGCCGCGTGTTCGACCACATCAACCGCGGCAACCTGAAGCTGGACGGGTGCGACCACGCGGTGCTGGACGAAGCCGACGAGATGCTCAACCAGGGCTTCTACGAGGAGGTCACCCGCATCCTCGACCGCCTTCCGAAGTCGCGCCAGGTGCTGCTCTTCAGCGCCACCGTCCCCACGGACATCCAGAACCTCATCGCCCGGTACACGACGAACGCGGAGACGCTCTTGCTCTCCGGCGACGTCTTCACCGTCGAGCACATCCACCACGTCCGCTACGACGTGTCGGACGCGTTCCCCAAGCCGCGCAACCTCATCTACATCCTGGAGAAGGAGGAGCCGCCCAACGCCATCATCTTCTGCAACACGCGGGATGACACGGCGCTGGTGACGGCGGTGCTCAACCGCAACGGCTTCGACGCGGAGCTGCTCAACGGAGACCTGCCGCAGAAGGAGCGCGAGCGGGTGATGGGCAAGGTGAAGCGCGGCGAGGTGGCCTTCATGGTCGCCACGGACATCGCGGCGCGCGGCATCGACATCTCCGGGCTGGAGTACGTCATCAACTACTCGCTGCCCGAGGACCCGGCCGTCTACCTGCACCGCGTGGGCCGCACCGGCCGCATCGGCAACAAGGGCACGGCCATCAACCTCTTCTCCGGCCGCGAGCTGGCGACGTACACCGCGCTGGAGAAGAAGTACGGCATCAAGTTCGACAAGCAGGAGATGCCCGCCCCCGAGGAGGCGATGCGCCTGTGGACCGAGCGCCACGTGCGCGAAATCCAGGAGGCCGCGAGCGGCTCGGTGTTCGAGGGCTTCCTGCCCCTGGCCGCGCAGCTGAAGAACCGACCCAACGCGGATGACCTGGTCGCGTTCCTGCTCAAGTACTTCTTCAGCCACCTGCGCATGGAGAAGGTGCAGGCGGCCCAGGAGTCCGAGCGTCAGGCGCCCGCGCCCGAGCGCAAGTCCAGCGGCGGCGAGGGACGTCGTCGGGACCGCGAGGAGCGGGGTGGCCGGGGTGAGCGTCGTGAGCGCGAGGAGCGTCGCGAGCGCGGAGAGAAGCCCATGGCGCGTCCGGAGCACCCGGACCGCGAGCGCCGTCCGCGCCGCGACGAGCCCCGGCGGGAGCGTGACGCCGGCCGGGGTGGCCCCGCCGCGCTGGAGGCGGGCCCTGGCGAGGCGAAGCTGTGGGTGAACCTGGGAACCGCGGATGGCCTGGGGCCGGGCAGCATCGCCACGGCGCTGGAGGACGCGGGCGCGCCTCTGGGGAAGATGGTGCGCGCGGAGCTGCGGCCCACGTTCGCGTACGTGTTCGTCGCGGAGGAGGACAGCGCGGCGTTCGAGACGCTCAACGGCAAGCAGCACGGCACGAAGACGCTGCGCGTGGAGAAGAGCAAGCCGCGCACCGAGCGTGAGCCCGGCACCCGTCCGCCCCCGTCCCCGGACGCGGGCCCTGGCGAGGTGAAGCTGTGGACCAACCTGGGCATGGACGACGGGATGGATGAGGCGAAGCTGCCCGCCGCCCTGGAGGCCGCGGGGGCTCCCGCCGGCAAGGTGCTCAAGGCGCTCTTGCGCCCCACGTACGGCTACGCCTACGTGGCCGAGGCGGACGCGGCGGGCTTCGAGGCGCTCAACGGCAAGCAGCACGGCGAGAAGGTGCTGAAGATTGAAAGGCACCGTCCGCGCGGCTCGCGTGAGGAGCGTCGTCCGCGTCACGAGGCGCTGCCAGACCTGCCGGGCCAGGTGCGCCTGTGGGTGGGCCTGGGCAAGCAGGACGGCCTGGACGAGGCGGGCGTCACCAGCGCGCTCGAGGCCGCCGGGGCTCCGGCGGGCAAGGTGGTGCGGATGGACCTGCGCCCCACGTACGCGTACGTGTTCGTGGCGGACGAGGACGCCGCCGGCTTCGAGGCGACGCACGGCAAGCAGCACGGTGAGCGCACGCTGAAGGTCGAGCGCGCTCGCAAGAAGTAGTCGCGCCGCGCGGGCGTCCGGCGGGCCTTCGGGCCGGGTCGGACGCCATGCGCGTGGGGTGCTTGGGACGCGGCCCCGCGTGAGGACTCCCGGCGAGCCAAGCGCCTCGCCGGAGGTCGCCCAGGGACGCGGGGCCCGCTCGCGGCCCTTCTCTCGACGACCCGGCGCGGGCCGCGCAGCCGGTGCGCCCGCCCCTCAGGACTCCTCTGACGCGGCGGCCTTCCTGCGGCGCTCTCGGTGGTAGTGCGCGGTGCACAGGCCCCGGGCCAGCACGGGCCGCTCGCAGCCGACTTGCGAGCAAGGGACGGGCTCGGGCCGCGCGGGCCGCGTCGCCGACGGACCTCCGCTGAACATCACCTCCGCCACCTCGAGCAGCCGGTCCACGTCCGGACGGGACAGGTGGCGGGTGCGCGCGAAGCCTTCCAGCCGGTGGCCCCCCGCATCGTCCACGTCCTCCACCCGGAGCAGCTCCCACAGGGGCAGCTCCAGCGCGGAGGCCACCTGGAGGAGCGTCTCGTAGCTGGGGCTGCGCTCCCCGCGCTCCAGGAGCGACGCGAAGGACACGGAGATGCCGCAGCGGACGGCGAAGTCCTCCTGGGTGAGGCCCCGGCGCTCCCGCAGCGCGCGAATCCGTCGGGCCAGGCCCTGCAGGTGTCCGTTCACCGTGGAAGCATCCGGGGGACCGGGTGACATGGCAGTTTCCTATGGTAGCGCACCCCTTCTGTTAAGGTCTCGCGCGCGGTGCGGGCCCACCCGGGCCCACCGCCACCAGGAGCACTGCGAATCATGAGCGCCGTCGAGGGTACCAACTACTACTTCCGCAAGGCCGCGCGGATCATGGACGTGGGAACCCCCATCGAAACGCTGCTCGCCACGCCGCTGCGCGAGGTGAAGGTCCAGGTCTCCATCGAGATGGACTCCGGCGAGATTCGCACCTTCCTCGGCTACCGCATCCAGCACGACAACAGCCGCGGCCCCATGAAGGGCGGCCTGCGCTACCACCCCGCGCTGAACCAGGACGAGTCCGCGTCGCTCGCGTCGCTGATGACGTGGAAGACGGCCGTGGTGAACGTGCCCTACGGCGGCGCCAAGGGCGGCATCGCGTGCGACCCGTCGCAGCTGAGCCTCAAGGAGCTGGAGCGGCTGACGCGCAAGTTCGTCGACCAGATCCAGGATGTCATCGGGCCCACGCGGGACATCCCCGCCCCCGACGTCAACACCAACCCCCAGGTGATGGCGTGGATCATGGACCAGTACTCGCGCTACCACGGCCACTCGCCCGCCGTCGTCACGGGCAAGCCGCTGGAGCTCTATGGCTCCAAGGGCCGCGAGGCGGCCACCGGGCGCGGCCTGTTGTACGTGTGCCGTGAAATACTGCGGGACCTGGGCCTGCCGGTGAAGGGCACGCGCTTCGCGGTGCAGGGCTTCGGCAACGTGGGCAGCCACACCGCGCAGCTGTTGTGGGAGGACGGCGGCGTGGTGGTGGCCGTGGCGGACGTGCTGGGCGGCATCCGCAACCCCGCGGGCCTGGACATCCCGTCGCTCTTCGAGCACGTCAAGCGCACCGGCACGGTGACGGGCTTCACGGGCGGCACGGCGTGCACCAACGAGGAGGTGCTCGCGGCGGACTGCGAGGTGCTCATCCCCGCGGCGCTGGGCCACGTGCTCACGCGGGACAACGCCAACAATGTCCGCGCGCGGCTCATCATCGAGGGCGCCAACGGCCCCACCCAGCCGGAGGCGGACGAAATCTTCGAGAAGCGCGGCATCTTCGTGGTGCCCGACGTGCTCGCCAGCTCCGGCGGCGTCACGGTGAGCTACTTCGAGTGGGTGCAGAACCTCCAGCACCTGTCCTGGGAAGAGGACCGCGTCAACGCGGAGCTGGAGAAGACGATGAAGGAGGCCTACGAGCGCGTGGCGCAGATTGCCCGCTCGCGCAAGGTCTCCATGCGGACAGCGGCCTACATCCTCGCCATCGGCCGGGTGGGCAAGGCCACCGTGCTGCGCGGCATCTGACACTTGCCGCCCCGGCCCGTCCGTCCCCCGGGCGGGCGAGCATGTCGCATCGCGGCAACGCCCGTGGGCCCCAGGTTCGGTGCAGGCTGTCCCTTCCGCCCGGGGCGCGCTTCCGCTAGACGCGCACGCTCATGGTCACCCTCCAGGACATCCTCACCGCGCGGGAGCGTCTGCGCGACGCCATCCGGCCCACGCCCTGCCCCGCCTCGGACTACTTCACCGAGCGCACCGAGTGCGGCGCGGTGTACTTCAAGCTGGAGAACCTCCAGCGCACCGGCGCCTTCAAGGAGCGCGGCGCGCTCAACAAGCTGCTGACGCTGTCGCCCGAGGAGCGCCAGCGGGGCGTCATCGCAGCGTCCGCCGGCAACCACGCGCAGGGCGTCGCGTACCACGCGCGCCGCTTGGGGGTGAAGGCCACCATCGTCATGCCGGAGCGCACGCCGCTCATCAAGGTGTCGCGCACGCGTGACGACTACGGCGCGCGCGTGGTGCTCAAGGGCTCCAACTACGACGAGGCCTACGCGGAGGCGCTGCGAATCCAGCAGGCCGAGGGGCTCGTCTTCGTGCACCCGTTCAACGACCCGCACGTCATCGCGGGACAGGGGACCATCGGCCTGGAGCTGCTCGAGCAGTGGCCGGACGTGGAGGTGGTGCTGGTGCCCATCGGCGGCGGAGGGCTCATCTCGGGCATCGCCTGCGCGCTGAAGGAGAAGAAGCCCGGCATCCAGGTCATCGGCGTGCAGACGTCCACCATCGACAGCATGAAGGCCTCCGTCGCGGCGGGGAAGCTGATGGAGTTGCCGGCGGCGGGGACCACCATCGCGGACGGAATCGCGGTGAAGCGGGTGGGCGAGCTCACCTTCGAGATGGTGCGCAAGTACGTGGACGCCATCGTATCGGTGGACGAGGAGGAGATCGCCGCCGCCATCCTCACGCTGCTCGAGCAGGAGAAGAGCGTGGTGGAGGGCGCGGGCGCGGTGGGCGTGGCCGCGGTGCTCAACGGGCACGTGCCCCAGGCGAAGGGCAAGCGCACCGCCATCATCCTGAGCGGCGGCAACATCGACATGAACGTCATCAGCCGCATCATCGAGCGGGGCCTGGTGAAGGCCGGCCGCCTGGTGCAGCTCGAGGTGCGCCTGCCGGACCGGCCCGGCATGCTCGCGCGGCTGACGACGCGCATCGCGGATTTGAGGGCCAACGTGGTGGACCTGCACCACGAGCGCGCCTTCTCCAAGGCGGGGCTGGGCGAGGCCATGGTGGAGGTGACGCTGGAGACCACGGGCCCGTCTCACATCCGCGAGCTGGAGCAGGCCTTGGAGGAACTGGGCTGGCAGGTGGCCCGCAAGTAACGGGAGGGGGCCTTGCACCCGGGCGGAGGGGGTCGGCCATACTGGGGCCATGCGTTCCCTGCTCGTCGCGCTGCTGGTCACCGCCACTCCGCAAACCCCCGCCCAGAAGGCGAAGGAGCTCTCCGGACAGAAGGCCTGGGAGGAGCTGTACCTGGCCTTCTCCTCCGGTGACGCGAAGACGGTGCCCCAGGAGCAGCGCGCCGGGGTGTCCGCCGCGCTCGCCAAGGGGTGTCAGGCCCTGCTGAAGGACGACGCGGTGATGGCGTACTCGCTGGGCGAGCGCGCCGCGGTGTTCGAGGAGTCCGCTCCGGCGCTGCGCTGCCTGGCGAGCGCCGCGAGGAAGACCGAGCAGCGCGCCGCCGCGGAGGCGACCCTGGTGAAGGGTGTGACGCTCTTCCCGAAGGACGGCGGCTTCCCGCTGGAGCTGGGCAAGCTGCTCTTGGAGGAGCAGGACTCGGCGGGCGCGCAGGCGGCGCTGGAGAAGGTGCCACCGCGCACGCGTGAGGCCGCGGAGGCGAAGAAGCTGCTCCAGCAGGCGCGGCAGCAGACGCTGCAGGAGGACTCGGCGCGGGCGGAGGCGTCTCGCATCTCGAAGAAGCTTGGAGGCGCCACCGCGCAGGGCTCGCAGACGCGGCCCGTGAGCGCGCACGCGGGCGACGAATCCTCCGTCGTGTCGCTCGCGACACGGCCGGGGATGACCGTCCGCACGCCGCGCGTGGGCTACGAGTCCGGCGTGAACTCGCTGGGAATGCGCGTGCGATCCAACAGCCGCTACGTCATCACCTACTTCAACAACAACCGGGACTTCGCGCAGCGCGCGGACTACGAAGGCCATATCGTCGAGACGCTCGATACGGCCCACCACTTCGTCCAGAAGGTCCTGGGCGAGACGCGTGAGAACCCCGTCACCGTCGTGCTCTACACAGCCGCCGAGTTCCGCACCGTGTTCGGCAACCAGGTGGCCAGGACCGTAGCGGGGCGCTACTTCAACAGCAACATCCACATCAACAACGCCGCCGAGTTGAACAACGAGACCAAGGCGACGCTCGTCCACGAGTACGTCCATGCCGCCATGGCCGACATGTGCGGCGGTGGGGACCGGGATATGAGCTTCCTGCCCGTGTGGCTCGTCGAGGGCGTGGCCATGTTCGTGGAGTGGAAGTACCGGGAAGTCCCCGGCCCTCCCCCCGAGATGCTCGACCAGATGCAGACCATCCTCGGCAATCCGGACATGCACCTCATCAGCCTCCGGATGATGACCAAGGTCGCCCCCATCAGCACCGGCCACGCCGCGATGGCCTATGACATCGCCGGACTGGCGGTCCAAGAGCTGGTTCGCCGGGAGGGAACCTACCGGCTGCTGACCCTCATCCGGGATGTGTGCAGGGGGCAGGGACGCCTCTCCTTCGAGAAGGCGCTGATGACCCACTACGGAATGACCCTGGATGACCTCGACAAGGAGGTCGAGGAATCGGTCCCGAGGAGGTAGCCGGCCGGGCAAGCTTGGTCCATTTGGTTTACCCCTCCCCGGGAGTCCCCTAGACTCGCAGCCCCCCCATTTGCGCTGCGACGGTAACCGGGCAGTCCGCCGTCCGCAGCAAGGTGACGGATGTCGGACACGCGCGCGGCAATGAGAGAATTTCGCTTCCTCGACGAGAAGCGAAAGCTGGGAAGCCTGTCTCCCGTGGAGGAGGCTCGCTGGGGCGAGCTGCGTGGTCTCCTCGGCATCCAGGATGCGCCCGCCGACGCCTCCTCCTGGCAGCAGCCAGAAGCCGCCGCGCCCCAGGGCTACTACGGCGCGGATGGCCAGTGGTACGCCTACCCCGCCGGCTACGACCCCAATCAGGCCTACGCCCAGCAGCCCCAGGGCTACTACGGCGCCGACGGCCAGTGGTACGCCTACCCCGCCGGCTACGACTCCAATCAGGCCCAGGGCTACTACGGCGCCGACGGCCAGTGGTACGCCTACCCCGCCGGCTACGACCCCAATCAGGCCTACGCCCAGCAGGGCTACGACCCGAATCAGGCCTACGCCCAGCAGCCCTACGATCCGAACCAGGCCTACGCGGGCTATCCCCAGCAGGGGTACGACCCGAATCAGGCCTACGCGCAGCAGGGGTACGACCCGAACCAGGCCTACGCCCAGCAGGGCTACGACCCGAACCAGGCCTACGCTCAGCAGGGGTATGATCCGAACCAGGCCTACGCGCAGCAGGGTTACGACCCGAATCAAGCCTACGCGCAGCAACAGGGCTGGACCGGGCAGGAACATGCGTCCGCCCAGGACCCGAGCGCCTACGCGCCGCAGCCCGCCCCCGAGTCGGAGAACCTGCACCTCAGCTCGGATGACATCGACATCCCCTCGCTGAGCGAGCCCGCACCGTGGATGGCGCCCGCCGCGACGCCCGAGGTCAGCGCCCCCGTCTCCGAGTCCGCGCCCGACACCTCCTCGTTCGAGGATGTGATGGAGGTCTCCGAGACGGAGGACGCGTCGGACTTCGAGCCGGCGCCGCCCGTGGAGGCGCTGGCGAGCGCCGAGGATGACTTCAGCGAGCTGGGTGGCGCGGAGGAGTCCGCGGCCGCCACGCACGAGCCCGAGCCTTCGCTCGAGTCGTCCTTCGCCGACCTCTCCCTGGAGGTCGAGACGACTCCAGACGTCGCCGAGACGCCGGTGTTGGAGGCGCAGCCCGTCGAGGAGGCTTCGTTCGCGTCCTCCGAGGTGGAGGTCCCCTCTTCCGAGGTCGAGCTGCTCGATGCCTCGGCGGAGAGCGAGCCGGTGCTCGCCGAGGACCTCTCTCCTGCCCCCGTGGATGAGGCGTGGGCTTCCGCTCCGCTGGCGGTGGATCCACTCGAGTCCTCGCCGACCGAGGTCGCCGACTCGAACGACATCATCGATGTCGGCGCCATGGAGTCCGCCGAGCCCATCGCGCTCGATTCGGGTGATCTGGCCGAGGAGTCGTTCGCCGATACGCAGCCCACGGTCGACACGTCCGACCTGGGTGCGGAGGAGTTGGTGCTCGATGCCTCGGAGGTGAGCGACGCGTCGCCCTCCACCGTGGAGCTGTCGGCTGGGGACGTCGATGCGGGCACGGCCGCCGAGGAGATCGCGCTCGACGCCTCCGACGTCAGCGAGGTGTCCGAGTCCACGGGTGACGCGGCTCCGGCGACGGAGCAGGTGCGCACGATGGAGGCCTCGGACTCCGAAGTGTGGACGGCCTCCACGGCCACGAGCGAGGACCGTGCGACGGAGGGCGAGTCGCCCACGTTCGACGTGGCGGAGGTCGGAGCCGAGGTGGCTCCGACGACACCGTTGCCTTTCAGCTCGAGCACGGTCCCCTCGCTGGAGCTCCGCTCCGTGCAGGTGGGACCCGATCTCCAGGCGGACACCATCGAGGTCGATACGGAGGCCGCGTCCTCCTCGCAGGATGCGTTCGACCTGAGCGGCAACCCCGAGGAGGCCGTTCCCCTCGCGACCGCGGGAGACTTCCTGGAGCCCGGGCAGTTCACCGCCTCGGCGGAGCGAGGTCTCGACCTTCCGGCTTACAGCGGCGCGGAGGAGGATTGGAGCACGCAGTCGAGCGAGTTGGAGCCGCTGGCCAGCAGCGCTGGCATGGCGTCACAGATGACGGACGGCTCGGTGCCGCGCGAGGCTCAAGCGGAGTGGTCCTCCGGTGAGGCGTCGGCCGAGGGTGGTTCCGCGGAGTGGAGCTCGGCGACGGCGCAGGGTTCGGATGTCATCGAGCTGCAGCCGGAATGGGCCTCTGCCAACGCCGAGGCCGCGCAGCCCACCTGGGACGCGACTGGTGAGCAGCCGGCGGAGGCCTCATCGACCGAGTGGTCGACTTCCGAGGCACAGCCCGAGTGGAGCGCGACGAGCGAAGTCGCCTTGACGGAAGAGCTCGCGGCGACCCCGTCTTCGGAGTGGTCGACGGGTGAAGCGGGAGTCGAGGCCACGGCGACCAGCTCGACGGAGGATGCGACCTCGGCTGCATGGGACGCATCCGAGGCGGAGCAGACGCAGAACACGTCGGAGAACACCGCCGCGCAGCCCGAGTGGTCCGCGACGGAAGAGCTTCCCGCCGATGCCGTGCAGACGGATGGGTCCACATCCTCGACGGAGACGCCTGAAGCGCAGCCCGAGTGGTCCGCGACGGAAGAGCTTCCCTCCGATGCGGTGCAGGCCGAGTGGTCCGCAGCCTCGACGGAGACACCTGCCGCTCAGCCCGAGTGGGCTGCCACTCCGGACGCAGTGCAGTCCGAGTGGTCCGCCTCGACGGAAGAGCTTCCCGCGGATGCGGTGCAGGCCGAGTGGTCCGCGTCCTCGACGGAGACGCCGGATGCGCAGCCTGAGTGGGCTGCGACGTCACCGGAGACGCCTGCCGAACAGTCTGAGTGGGCCGCTGTGGAAGAGCTTCCCGCCGATGCGGTCCAGGCTGAGTGGTCCGCGTCCTCGGCAGAGGTAACCCCTGCGCAACCTGAGTGGGCAGCCGCGGAAGAGCTTCCCGCGGACGCAGTGCAGACCGAGTGGTCTGCCACGTCGACGGAGACGCCTGCCGCGCAGGAGCAATGGGCTGCGACAGAAGAGCTTCCCGCGGACGCAGTGCAGGCCGAGTGGTCCTCGGCAGAGGCAACCGCTGCGCAGCCCGAGTGGGCTGCCACCCCGGAGATCGCTCCGGACGCCGTGCAGGCAGAGCCGTCCGCGTCTTCGACAGAGGTGACGGACGCGCAGCCCGAGTGGGCCACCACCGAAGAGCTTCCCGCCGATGCCGTGCAGGCCGAGTGGTCCGCCGCGTCGACGGAGACCCCCGCCGCGCAGGCGGAATGGGCTGCTGCTGAAGAGCTTCCCGCCGACGCAGTGCAGGCCGAGTGGTCTTCGTCCACGGCAGAGACGCAGGCTGCGCAGCCTGAGTGGGCCACCACCGAAGAGCTTCCCGCCGACGCCGTGCAAGCCGAGTGGTCGGCCACTTCGACGGAAACACCTGCCGCCCAGGCTGAGTGGACCGCCACGGCAGAGCTTCCCGCGGATGCGGTGCAGTCCGAATGGTCTGCCTCATCGGAGGAGGCGCCTGCTGCGCAGCCCGAGTGGGCCGCAACCGAAGAGCTTCCCGCGGATGCGGTGCAGGCTGAGTGGTCCGCCACGTCAACGGAGGCGCCTGCCGCTCAGCCCGAGTGGGCCGCCACCGAAGAGCTTCCCGCGGATGCGGTGCAGTCCGAGTGGTCTGCGTCCTCCACTGAGACACCTGCCGCGCAGGCGGAATGGGCTGCGACGGAAGAGCTTCCCGCGGAAGCCGTGCAGACCGAGTGGTCTGCGTCCTCCACGGAGACACCTGCCGCTCAGCCCGAGTGGACCTCGACCGGAGAACTCCCCGCCGACGCGGTGCAGTCCGAGTGGTCTGCGTCCTCGACGGAGACGCCTGCCGCGCAGGCGGAATGGGCTGCGACGGAAGAACTCCCTCCGGACGCCGTGCAAGCCGAGTGGTCCTCGACGGAGACTCCTGCGGCTCAACCCGAGTGGGCTACCACGGAAGAGCTCCCTGCGGACGCCGTGCAGGCCGAGTGGTCCTCGACGGAGACTCCTGCGGCTCAACCCGAGTGGGCTACCACGGAAGAGCTTCCTGCGGACGCAGTGCAGGCCGAGTGGTCCTCGACGGAGACTCCTGCGGCTCAACCCGAGTGGTCCGCCACGGAAGAGCTTCCCGCAGACGCCGTGCAGACCGAGTGGTCCTCGTCCTCGACGGAGACGCCTGCCGCGCAGTCTGAATGGGCAGCCACCGAAGAACTCCCGGCGGATGCCGTGCAGTCCGACTGGGCATCCTCCTCGACGGAGACGCCCGCTGCTCAGCATGCGTGGGCCGCGACCGAAGAACTCCCCGCCGACGCGGTGCAGGCCGAGTGGCCCGCCACGGCAACAGCGACGCCCGCCGCTCAGCCCGAGTGGTCCGCCACCGAAGAGCTCCCCGCCGATGCCGTGCAGACCGAGTGGTCCGCCGCGTCGCCGGAGGCCCCCACCGCGCAGACCGAGTGGTCCGCGACGCCCGAGCTCGCTCCCGACGCGGTGCAGCCTGAGTGGTCCGCGTCCTCGACGGAGACACCTGCCGCGCAGGCCGAGTGGTCCTCCGCGGAAGAACTCCCCGCCGACGCCGTGCAGGCCGAGTGGGCATCCGCGCCGGAGATTGCTCCAGATGCTGCGCAGTCCGAGGAGTCTGCCTCGTCGACCGCCGCGCAACCTGAGTGGGCAGCCACGACGGAAGAGCTTCCCGCGGACGCAGTGCAGGCCGAGTGGTCCTCCGCGGAAGAACTCCCCGCCGACGCCGTGCAGGCCGAGTGGTCTCCCCACTCGACGGAGGCGCCCTCCGCTCAGTCTCAGTGGTCCGCGACGCCGGAGCTTGCCGCGGACGCGGCGCAGACCGAGTGGTCCGCGTCGACAGCAGAGGCGCCCACCGCTCAGCCTGAATGGGCTGCCGCGGAAGAGCTCCCCGCCGACGCCGTCCAGGCCGAGTGGTCGACATCCACCGCGGAGTCACCTGCGGCTCAAGCCGAGTGGGCCGCCACGGAAGAGCTCCCCGCCGACGCGGTGCAGGCCGAGTGGGCATCGTCCTCGACGGAGACGCCGGCTGCTCAGCCTGAGTGGGCCTCAACCGAGGAGCTCCCCGCCGACGCCGTCCAGGCCGAGTGGTCCACCACCGAAGATCCCGCCGCGCAGTCCGAGTGGGCCGCCACGGAAGAGCTCCCCGCCGACGCCGTGCAGGACGAATGGTCTTCGTCGGAGACGCCCGCTGCGCAGTCCGAGTGGGCCGCGTCCTCGACGCAGCCCGCTCAGCCTGAGTGGTCCGCCACCGAAGAGCTCCCCGCCGACGCCGTCCTCGCCGAAGAGCCCACGGCTTCGACCGAGGCCCCCACGGCCCAGCCCGAGTGGTCCACCACCGAAGAGCTCCCCGCCGACGCCGTGCAGGCCGAGTGGGCCGACGACTCGCATGCGTCGGCCGCCGAGGCCCCCGGGCAGCACGCCTGGTCCGCGACGGAAGAGCTCCCCGCCGACGCCGTCCAGTCCGAGTGGTCCTCCGCTCAGGACTCGTCGACCTGGAACAACTCCGAAGCCGCGCAGCCCGAATGGTCGGCCACCGCGGAGGCGGCCAACACCCAAACCGAGTGGAGCGAGGCCCCGGTCGACGTGGAGCCGATGGTCGAGCTCTCCGCCACCGAGCAGGTCTCCGCGGAGCCCATCCAGGCCGAGGAGGTCTCCT
This genomic window contains:
- a CDS encoding Glu/Leu/Phe/Val family dehydrogenase; the protein is MSAVEGTNYYFRKAARIMDVGTPIETLLATPLREVKVQVSIEMDSGEIRTFLGYRIQHDNSRGPMKGGLRYHPALNQDESASLASLMTWKTAVVNVPYGGAKGGIACDPSQLSLKELERLTRKFVDQIQDVIGPTRDIPAPDVNTNPQVMAWIMDQYSRYHGHSPAVVTGKPLELYGSKGREAATGRGLLYVCREILRDLGLPVKGTRFAVQGFGNVGSHTAQLLWEDGGVVVAVADVLGGIRNPAGLDIPSLFEHVKRTGTVTGFTGGTACTNEEVLAADCEVLIPAALGHVLTRDNANNVRARLIIEGANGPTQPEADEIFEKRGIFVVPDVLASSGGVTVSYFEWVQNLQHLSWEEDRVNAELEKTMKEAYERVAQIARSRKVSMRTAAYILAIGRVGKATVLRGI
- a CDS encoding DEAD/DEAH box helicase, encoding MSDIQEPTAPGSPATDEAPTRPAEYIADIGFDDMNLSEPLRRALAERGYTHPTPVQARAFRPAIEGKDLIVRSKTGTGKTAAFGLPLLEKIPADEKRVRALILCPTRELALQVAEELTLLAKYKGVKVAAIYGGASMKQQEDALEEGTPIIVGTPGRVFDHINRGNLKLDGCDHAVLDEADEMLNQGFYEEVTRILDRLPKSRQVLLFSATVPTDIQNLIARYTTNAETLLLSGDVFTVEHIHHVRYDVSDAFPKPRNLIYILEKEEPPNAIIFCNTRDDTALVTAVLNRNGFDAELLNGDLPQKERERVMGKVKRGEVAFMVATDIAARGIDISGLEYVINYSLPEDPAVYLHRVGRTGRIGNKGTAINLFSGRELATYTALEKKYGIKFDKQEMPAPEEAMRLWTERHVREIQEAASGSVFEGFLPLAAQLKNRPNADDLVAFLLKYFFSHLRMEKVQAAQESERQAPAPERKSSGGEGRRRDREERGGRGERREREERRERGEKPMARPEHPDRERRPRRDEPRRERDAGRGGPAALEAGPGEAKLWVNLGTADGLGPGSIATALEDAGAPLGKMVRAELRPTFAYVFVAEEDSAAFETLNGKQHGTKTLRVEKSKPRTEREPGTRPPPSPDAGPGEVKLWTNLGMDDGMDEAKLPAALEAAGAPAGKVLKALLRPTYGYAYVAEADAAGFEALNGKQHGEKVLKIERHRPRGSREERRPRHEALPDLPGQVRLWVGLGKQDGLDEAGVTSALEAAGAPAGKVVRMDLRPTYAYVFVADEDAAGFEATHGKQHGERTLKVERARKK
- a CDS encoding peptidase MA family metallohydrolase — translated: MRSLLVALLVTATPQTPAQKAKELSGQKAWEELYLAFSSGDAKTVPQEQRAGVSAALAKGCQALLKDDAVMAYSLGERAAVFEESAPALRCLASAARKTEQRAAAEATLVKGVTLFPKDGGFPLELGKLLLEEQDSAGAQAALEKVPPRTREAAEAKKLLQQARQQTLQEDSARAEASRISKKLGGATAQGSQTRPVSAHAGDESSVVSLATRPGMTVRTPRVGYESGVNSLGMRVRSNSRYVITYFNNNRDFAQRADYEGHIVETLDTAHHFVQKVLGETRENPVTVVLYTAAEFRTVFGNQVARTVAGRYFNSNIHINNAAELNNETKATLVHEYVHAAMADMCGGGDRDMSFLPVWLVEGVAMFVEWKYREVPGPPPEMLDQMQTILGNPDMHLISLRMMTKVAPISTGHAAMAYDIAGLAVQELVRREGTYRLLTLIRDVCRGQGRLSFEKALMTHYGMTLDDLDKEVEESVPRR
- the ilvA gene encoding threonine ammonia-lyase, giving the protein MVTLQDILTARERLRDAIRPTPCPASDYFTERTECGAVYFKLENLQRTGAFKERGALNKLLTLSPEERQRGVIAASAGNHAQGVAYHARRLGVKATIVMPERTPLIKVSRTRDDYGARVVLKGSNYDEAYAEALRIQQAEGLVFVHPFNDPHVIAGQGTIGLELLEQWPDVEVVLVPIGGGGLISGIACALKEKKPGIQVIGVQTSTIDSMKASVAAGKLMELPAAGTTIADGIAVKRVGELTFEMVRKYVDAIVSVDEEEIAAAILTLLEQEKSVVEGAGAVGVAAVLNGHVPQAKGKRTAIILSGGNIDMNVISRIIERGLVKAGRLVQLEVRLPDRPGMLARLTTRIADLRANVVDLHHERAFSKAGLGEAMVEVTLETTGPSHIRELEQALEELGWQVARK
- a CDS encoding helix-turn-helix domain-containing protein, which encodes MSPGPPDASTVNGHLQGLARRIRALRERRGLTQEDFAVRCGISVSFASLLERGERSPSYETLLQVASALELPLWELLRVEDVDDAGGHRLEGFARTRHLSRPDVDRLLEVAEVMFSGGPSATRPARPEPVPCSQVGCERPVLARGLCTAHYHRERRRKAAASEES